In one window of Desulfonatronospira thiodismutans ASO3-1 DNA:
- a CDS encoding HD domain-containing phosphohydrolase has translation MNNHQDKKNIMIIDDTPANLKLLQEMLQGRGYRVMAFPQGEMALKAAARKPPDLILLDIRMPGLDGFQVCTRFKEQEGLKDIPVIFISALNDPSDKVQAFAAGGVDYVTKPFHPEEVHARVATHIRLRGLQKQVEDYNLHLEKQVEEKVREISESQLATIHAMSELVELRDVETGGHIARTSNLCKALAHQVSRESACASQVNSDFIDNISRAAPLHDIGKFGIPDSILLKPDKLTKEEFENMKSHCEIGGRTLQKALERYPKNTFLSMGVDIAWYHHEKWDGSGYPLGLSGESIPLSARIMALADVYDALRSSRPYKKAFSHQESLRIIQEGSGTHFDPELVQAFTAIEDRICSILTQES, from the coding sequence ATGAACAATCACCAGGACAAAAAAAACATTATGATAATTGACGACACCCCGGCCAACCTCAAGCTTCTGCAGGAGATGCTTCAGGGCAGGGGCTACAGGGTCATGGCCTTCCCCCAGGGGGAGATGGCCCTCAAGGCCGCCGCCCGCAAGCCCCCGGATCTCATCCTTCTGGACATCAGGATGCCCGGCCTGGACGGCTTCCAGGTCTGTACGCGTTTCAAGGAACAGGAAGGACTAAAAGACATACCCGTCATCTTCATCAGCGCTCTCAATGATCCCAGCGACAAGGTCCAGGCCTTTGCCGCCGGCGGGGTGGATTATGTAACCAAGCCCTTTCATCCCGAAGAGGTCCATGCCAGGGTGGCCACCCACATCCGGCTGCGGGGCCTGCAGAAACAGGTGGAGGACTACAATCTGCACCTGGAAAAACAGGTGGAAGAAAAGGTCCGGGAAATTTCCGAATCCCAGCTGGCCACCATTCATGCCATGTCGGAACTGGTGGAGCTGCGCGACGTGGAAACCGGCGGTCACATCGCCCGCACAAGCAATCTGTGCAAAGCCCTGGCCCACCAGGTAAGCCGGGAATCAGCCTGTGCTTCCCAGGTGAACAGCGACTTTATTGACAATATTTCCCGGGCAGCGCCGCTGCACGATATAGGCAAGTTCGGCATCCCCGACAGCATCCTGCTCAAGCCGGACAAACTCACTAAGGAAGAATTCGAAAACATGAAGTCTCACTGTGAAATCGGGGGCAGAACACTGCAGAAGGCTCTGGAACGCTACCCAAAAAACACCTTCCTCAGCATGGGTGTAGATATCGCCTGGTACCACCACGAAAAATGGGACGGCAGCGGTTATCCCCTGGGCCTGTCCGGGGAAAGCATACCCTTGAGCGCCAGGATAATGGCCCTGGCTGATGTCTATGATGCCCTGCGATCCAGCCGGCCCTACAAAAAGGCCTTTTCCCACCAGGAGAGCCTGCGCATAATTCAGGAAGGTTCGGGGACACACTTCGACCCTGAGCTTGTCCAGGCCTTCACGGCCATAGAGGACCGGATCTGCAGCATTCTAACCCAGGAGTCCTGA
- a CDS encoding PAS domain-containing hybrid sensor histidine kinase/response regulator — protein sequence MKTGNASSSERRCPEKSHDEQSLILQLKNLQHVYHRLLMHMPDGCALLSRQPGSGKEEEFFIQEVNPAFEDMTGAAGQELMGRSTLQALPELATRLNRACMQAMGGTQPVDFQHFLSSQAKYFEVRVFAVGENICMGVFSEVTGRMHFQEALRESREKYRTIADFTYDWEYWLSPQGEFLYISPSCKRVTGYTPEEFKYDPDLFRRIIHPDDLPLLNCLKSCDHELQQESHSETDFRIRTRDGREVWISHSCTPVFSETGEYLGRRGSNRDITDRKVAENRLQEFAVEVETQNLELARARNRAQEASKAKSTFLANMSHEIRTPMNAILGFAQVLEQDPDLTPRQAGHLKTITRSGNHLLRLINDILDMSKIEAGQVQSSPEDFGLVDMLEDMGLMFSSRAEAKGLQFILERDRHLPGNIRADQGMLRQIMVNLLGNAVKFTSSGGVACRVRTEPAQDTGEKDDSRLRLTIEVEDSGPGIQEIDQQKLFEPFQQAEEGIKEGGTGLGLAISRSFARLMGGDIEVSSTKDRGSLFRVHILVETSTGPPRTEKKPERIIQGLQPGTGPVRILIVDDRLDNRSLLQAILEPMGFETRQAENGAHCLEIFQDWPPHAVLMDMRMPVMDGYEAVERVRGLPGGRDCFIMAVTASAFEEDRQEILNTGVDAYLRKPFQNVELLEELGKGLHLQYIYACNDAPGENAAGPHACLAAPGLPGHILEDLSLAVSEGDILVLEKIAGKLHRTDPDAADTLLKMIQNYDYRGIESWLKQVEEQNETQYAEDTDDN from the coding sequence ATGAAAACCGGCAATGCATCTTCCAGTGAACGCCGCTGTCCGGAAAAGAGCCATGATGAGCAAAGCCTCATACTGCAGCTTAAAAACCTGCAGCATGTCTACCACCGGCTCTTGATGCACATGCCCGACGGATGCGCCCTGTTGAGCAGGCAGCCTGGTTCAGGCAAAGAAGAGGAGTTCTTTATCCAGGAGGTCAATCCTGCCTTTGAAGACATGACCGGGGCAGCCGGGCAGGAACTTATGGGCAGGTCCACCCTGCAGGCCCTGCCGGAGCTGGCAACCAGGCTGAACCGGGCCTGTATGCAGGCCATGGGAGGCACCCAGCCCGTCGACTTTCAGCACTTTCTCTCCAGCCAGGCCAAGTACTTCGAGGTCAGGGTCTTTGCTGTGGGGGAAAATATCTGCATGGGCGTCTTCAGCGAGGTCACCGGTCGCATGCACTTCCAGGAGGCCCTGCGGGAAAGCCGGGAAAAGTACCGGACCATTGCTGATTTTACTTATGACTGGGAATACTGGCTGTCCCCGCAGGGGGAATTTCTGTATATTTCTCCCTCGTGCAAGCGGGTGACAGGCTACACCCCGGAAGAATTCAAATATGATCCCGATCTTTTCCGGCGCATCATCCACCCTGATGACCTGCCCCTGCTTAACTGCCTCAAGTCCTGTGACCATGAACTGCAGCAGGAATCGCATTCTGAAACCGACTTCAGAATAAGAACCAGGGACGGCAGGGAAGTATGGATAAGCCACAGCTGCACTCCAGTCTTCTCCGAAACCGGTGAATACCTGGGCCGCAGAGGCAGCAACCGGGACATAACCGATCGCAAGGTTGCCGAGAACAGGCTGCAGGAATTCGCCGTAGAGGTGGAAACCCAGAACCTGGAACTGGCCAGGGCCAGGAACAGGGCCCAAGAAGCCAGCAAAGCCAAAAGCACCTTCCTGGCCAATATGAGCCACGAGATCCGCACTCCCATGAACGCCATCCTGGGTTTTGCCCAGGTCCTGGAGCAGGACCCGGACCTGACTCCCAGGCAGGCCGGTCATCTCAAGACCATCACCCGCAGCGGCAACCACCTGCTGCGGCTCATAAACGACATCCTGGACATGTCCAAGATAGAGGCCGGACAGGTCCAATCTTCCCCTGAGGACTTCGGACTCGTGGATATGCTTGAGGACATGGGGCTTATGTTCAGCTCCAGGGCCGAGGCCAAGGGTCTGCAGTTCATACTGGAAAGAGATCGCCATCTGCCCGGGAATATCCGGGCTGACCAGGGCATGCTCAGGCAGATCATGGTCAACCTCCTGGGCAATGCCGTCAAGTTCACCAGTTCCGGCGGCGTGGCCTGCAGGGTTCGCACTGAACCGGCACAGGACACTGGTGAAAAAGATGATTCCAGGCTTCGTCTCACCATTGAAGTCGAGGATTCTGGGCCGGGAATCCAGGAAATTGATCAGCAGAAGCTCTTTGAACCTTTTCAGCAGGCTGAAGAAGGCATCAAAGAAGGAGGCACCGGCCTGGGCCTGGCCATCAGCCGCAGCTTTGCCAGGCTCATGGGCGGGGACATAGAAGTCAGCAGCACTAAGGATCGCGGCAGTCTGTTCAGAGTGCATATCCTGGTGGAGACCTCCACAGGACCGCCAAGGACAGAAAAAAAACCTGAAAGAATCATCCAGGGCCTCCAGCCCGGCACAGGACCGGTGCGCATCCTCATAGTGGACGACAGACTGGACAACCGCAGCCTTCTGCAGGCCATCCTGGAGCCCATGGGCTTCGAGACCCGCCAGGCTGAAAACGGGGCCCACTGCCTGGAAATATTTCAGGACTGGCCGCCACATGCAGTGCTCATGGACATGCGCATGCCCGTCATGGACGGCTACGAAGCAGTAGAGAGGGTCAGGGGGCTTCCCGGCGGCAGGGATTGTTTCATTATGGCTGTCACCGCCAGCGCCTTTGAAGAGGACAGACAGGAGATCCTGAATACAGGAGTCGACGCTTATCTGCGCAAACCCTTCCAGAATGTGGAACTCCTGGAGGAACTGGGCAAAGGACTTCATCTGCAGTATATATATGCGTGCAATGATGCCCCGGGGGAAAATGCTGCAGGACCTCATGCATGCCTTGCCGCCCCCGGCTTGCCAGGGCATATCCTGGAAGATCTAAGTCTTGCCGTTTCCGAGGGGGACATTCTGGTCCTGGAAAAAATCGCCGGAAAACTGCACAGGACAGACCCGGATGCAGCAGACACTCTGCTGAAGATGATCCAGAACTATGACTACCGGGGAATTGAGTCCTGGCTCAAGCAGGTGGAGGAACAAAATGAGACACAGTATGCAGAAGACACTGATGATAATTGA
- a CDS encoding ATP-binding response regulator, with amino-acid sequence MQKTLMIIDDYPENLKVLQEMLEVSGYRVVAFPSGPLALKAADKNPPDLILLDIKMPEMDGFEVCRRLKAHDKLKEIPVIFISALDQVQDKIRAFSQGGADYITKPFHPEEVHARVTSHLASKSLQDLLYSHSLQLEETVRERTRELIAANKQLQNMQRLKNSFLRMLSHELRTPVNGLLGISQVLLDICPMDNDLQQLRENFFLSRKRLNNLIEDASTIAGMDSFARDGYQRVSIWEYLDAARNCLQKVSVTVDREELLKQIYTSQDMTLFNRTMETILRLGLCFSSNRSLLQLFTEVDGQNLALKIHLDNLELTARETETFFHMDSEVRGYSAAQDLALAPVVAHEFLLASGGGLRLFKEENRTGWLEASIKIETGKNKIVA; translated from the coding sequence ATGCAGAAGACACTGATGATAATTGACGATTATCCTGAAAACCTCAAGGTCCTCCAGGAAATGCTCGAAGTCAGCGGGTACCGGGTGGTGGCCTTTCCCAGCGGTCCCCTGGCCCTCAAGGCGGCTGACAAAAATCCCCCGGACCTGATCCTTCTGGACATCAAAATGCCTGAAATGGACGGATTCGAGGTCTGCCGCAGGCTCAAAGCCCATGATAAACTCAAGGAAATTCCAGTAATATTCATCAGTGCCCTGGACCAGGTCCAGGACAAGATCCGGGCCTTTTCCCAAGGCGGGGCCGACTACATCACCAAGCCTTTTCACCCTGAAGAGGTCCATGCCAGGGTGACAAGCCACCTGGCCTCCAAGTCCCTTCAGGATCTGCTGTACAGCCACAGCCTCCAGCTGGAAGAAACCGTCCGGGAACGTACCCGGGAACTTATAGCCGCCAACAAGCAGCTGCAGAACATGCAGCGCCTCAAAAACAGTTTTCTGCGCATGCTTTCCCATGAGCTGCGCACCCCGGTCAACGGACTCCTGGGCATCAGCCAGGTTCTTCTGGATATCTGCCCCATGGACAATGACCTGCAGCAGCTCAGGGAAAACTTCTTTCTCAGCCGCAAACGCCTCAACAATCTCATTGAAGACGCCTCCACCATCGCCGGCATGGACAGTTTTGCCCGGGACGGCTACCAGAGGGTATCCATATGGGAATATCTGGATGCGGCCCGCAACTGCCTGCAAAAAGTATCCGTAACTGTTGACCGGGAAGAACTTCTGAAGCAGATTTATACCAGCCAGGATATGACTCTTTTCAACAGGACCATGGAAACCATACTGCGCCTGGGGCTCTGTTTTTCCTCCAACAGGTCCTTGCTGCAGCTCTTTACAGAAGTAGACGGGCAAAACCTTGCTTTGAAAATCCATCTGGACAATCTGGAGCTCACAGCCCGGGAAACTGAAACTTTTTTTCACATGGATTCCGAGGTAAGAGGATATTCAGCCGCCCAGGACCTGGCCCTGGCCCCGGTTGTGGCCCACGAGTTCCTGCTGGCCTCCGGGGGCGGACTTCGGCTTTTTAAGGAGGAAAACCGCACTGGATGGCTGGAAGCCTCCATAAAAATTGAAACAGGAAAAAATAAAATTGTCGCATAA
- a CDS encoding PAS domain S-box protein yields the protein MSHKTFLFKDLVDLERLQGMFENYAASTGYKIGILSYPGQEMLISTGWKDLGSRFKSFQLVTGDSLNPGKHPYTADNARHRVCIRESPDGYLEGIAPVLVDGTLMASIFMSAPETSARPDGEDPDADESSPADDRSFQSALAFLSEMAAMLGDQGLAELRLRRTSRKLEKSEATFKSLVEHLPQRIFIKDLNSNYVTCNQIYAGDVGLTPEEIPGKTDFDLHPEELARKYRRDDHRVITQDAPLELEESYSRGDSSLWISTTKVPYRDESGNIIGVLGIFQDITRSKEQQAELKYKEQLLKNIVDTQSELICRFLPDGTLTYVNPAYCRYFNRDEQDLLGRVFLPMVHDDDLQYVQECFSSLGPDRPEITYQHRIRLPDGQIRWQEWTDRAFIDEQGKVFEYQAVGRDITEHRQAVNSLQESEQRYRGLVESQNDLIVRVDPDNRLTYVNDTYCKVFGRTREELLGSSFTPLVHEEDIEDTLKAMEDLKTPPYRAQMQQRAMTVDGWRWIHWEDSALLDQQGRIVEIQGVGRDITDLKKAQEDLQQSEKNFRLIFENSPVGMATHEILLDEHGRPVDYIFLDANPAFETHTGLSAQEVTGRRATEVLPGIENSSFIDTYAQVAFSGKTANFQEFSPPLNRHFMISAYQMAHGQFAASFIDITELEKTRRELVRAKEAAEAASQAKSTFLANMSHEIRTPMNAILGFAQILERDSTLGPDHARHVQSISRNADHLLSILNDILDMSRIEAGQIEHNPRDFNLHQTFEDLELMFIPRAVSKGLELTFEKNGSLPRAGHADPGMLRQIMVNLLGNACKFTSQGEVTFRISAEKNSEACGTGQGGFTLNVQVQDSGPGIDPEEMDRIFDPFHQGGRDPGEGGTGLGLHISRKYARIMGGDLSVSPHTEKGSLFCLQVPVQQATRPVEDGKPPSGRVQSLPADMAPVLVMVVDDKKDNRSMLVELLRPLGFETVEAADGREALDLFQERCPQAVLMDIRMPGMDGYQAIKSIRQVAGEQGPFIVAVTAFAFQQDREAALAAGADEYLSKPFQPEDLFRLLGQGLAIEYVMSDTRQDQPQGLYQEKMLPADLDPETISKMRSALEEGDVRLLKELISSIRKKHPQTSDTMMEMAERFDYIQLETMLDQARSGQNRE from the coding sequence TTGTCGCATAAAACCTTTCTTTTCAAAGACCTGGTGGACCTGGAGCGCCTGCAGGGCATGTTTGAAAACTACGCCGCCTCCACCGGATACAAAATCGGCATCCTGTCCTATCCCGGCCAGGAAATGCTCATCAGTACAGGCTGGAAGGACCTGGGCTCCAGGTTCAAGAGCTTTCAGCTGGTTACCGGTGACAGCCTGAACCCGGGCAAGCATCCATACACTGCGGACAATGCCCGGCACCGGGTATGCATCCGGGAGAGCCCGGACGGTTACCTGGAAGGCATCGCCCCTGTGCTGGTGGACGGCACCCTGATGGCCAGTATCTTTATGTCCGCCCCGGAAACTTCAGCTCGTCCTGACGGGGAAGACCCGGACGCAGATGAGTCTTCTCCGGCTGATGACAGGTCCTTTCAAAGCGCCCTGGCCTTTCTGTCTGAAATGGCCGCCATGCTGGGGGACCAGGGACTGGCCGAGCTTCGTCTGCGCCGGACATCCAGGAAACTGGAAAAAAGCGAAGCCACCTTTAAAAGCCTGGTGGAGCACCTGCCCCAGCGCATATTCATCAAGGATCTCAACTCGAACTATGTCACCTGCAACCAAATATACGCCGGGGATGTAGGCCTGACCCCGGAGGAAATACCCGGTAAAACCGATTTCGACCTGCACCCCGAAGAACTGGCCCGCAAGTACCGCCGGGACGATCACCGGGTAATAACCCAGGATGCTCCCCTGGAACTTGAAGAAAGTTACAGCAGAGGGGACAGCTCTTTGTGGATCAGTACCACCAAGGTGCCCTACCGGGATGAATCAGGCAATATAATCGGAGTACTGGGCATCTTCCAGGACATAACCAGGAGCAAGGAGCAGCAGGCCGAGCTTAAATACAAGGAACAGCTTCTAAAAAACATTGTGGACACCCAGTCCGAGCTCATATGCAGGTTTCTGCCCGACGGCACTCTGACCTATGTCAACCCGGCCTACTGCCGGTATTTCAACAGGGATGAACAGGACCTTCTGGGCAGGGTATTCCTGCCCATGGTCCATGATGATGACCTGCAGTATGTCCAGGAATGTTTTTCCTCCCTGGGACCCGACAGACCGGAAATCACCTACCAGCACCGTATCAGGCTGCCTGACGGCCAGATCCGCTGGCAGGAGTGGACCGACCGGGCCTTTATTGATGAACAGGGCAAAGTCTTTGAATACCAGGCCGTGGGCAGGGATATCACCGAGCACAGGCAGGCGGTCAACTCCCTGCAGGAAAGCGAGCAGCGCTACCGGGGCCTGGTGGAGTCCCAGAATGACCTTATTGTCCGGGTGGACCCGGACAACAGGCTCACCTACGTCAATGACACTTACTGCAAGGTGTTCGGCAGGACCAGGGAAGAACTTCTGGGCAGTTCCTTCACCCCCCTGGTTCACGAAGAGGACATAGAGGATACTCTCAAGGCCATGGAAGATCTCAAAACCCCTCCCTACAGGGCCCAGATGCAGCAGCGGGCCATGACCGTGGACGGGTGGCGCTGGATCCACTGGGAGGACAGCGCCTTACTGGATCAGCAGGGCCGGATTGTGGAGATCCAGGGGGTGGGCCGGGACATTACAGACCTGAAAAAGGCCCAGGAGGACCTGCAGCAAAGCGAGAAAAACTTCCGCCTCATTTTTGAAAACTCACCCGTGGGCATGGCCACCCACGAGATACTCTTAGATGAGCACGGCCGGCCCGTGGACTACATATTTCTGGATGCAAACCCGGCCTTTGAAACCCACACCGGCCTGTCGGCCCAGGAAGTCACCGGCCGCCGGGCCACAGAGGTCCTGCCGGGGATCGAGAATTCATCTTTTATTGACACCTACGCCCAGGTGGCCTTTTCCGGCAAGACTGCAAACTTCCAGGAATTTTCACCGCCCCTGAACCGCCACTTTATGATCAGCGCCTACCAGATGGCCCATGGGCAGTTTGCAGCCTCATTTATCGACATTACAGAACTGGAGAAAACCCGCCGGGAACTTGTCCGGGCCAAGGAGGCAGCCGAAGCAGCCAGCCAGGCCAAGAGCACTTTCCTGGCCAACATGAGCCACGAGATACGCACCCCCATGAATGCCATCCTGGGATTCGCCCAGATCCTGGAAAGGGATTCAACTCTTGGCCCCGACCATGCCAGGCATGTCCAAAGCATCTCCCGAAACGCCGATCATCTTCTGAGCATTTTAAATGACATCCTGGACATGTCCAGGATAGAGGCCGGGCAGATTGAACATAACCCCAGGGATTTCAACCTGCATCAGACTTTCGAGGATCTGGAGCTCATGTTTATCCCCCGGGCCGTATCCAAAGGGCTGGAGTTGACCTTTGAAAAGAACGGTTCCCTGCCCCGTGCCGGCCACGCCGATCCGGGCATGCTGCGCCAGATCATGGTCAACCTTCTGGGCAACGCCTGCAAGTTCACCTCCCAGGGCGAGGTGACCTTCCGCATCTCTGCAGAAAAAAACTCAGAAGCCTGCGGCACCGGCCAGGGCGGTTTCACGCTCAACGTCCAGGTCCAGGACAGCGGTCCAGGAATAGACCCGGAGGAAATGGACAGAATTTTTGATCCCTTTCACCAGGGCGGGCGTGATCCAGGTGAAGGCGGCACGGGCCTGGGCCTGCACATCAGCCGGAAGTATGCCCGCATCATGGGCGGAGACCTGAGCGTTTCCCCCCACACTGAAAAGGGCAGCTTATTTTGTCTCCAGGTGCCGGTTCAACAGGCAACCAGGCCTGTAGAAGACGGAAAACCCCCCAGCGGCAGAGTACAGTCCCTGCCTGCGGACATGGCCCCTGTGCTGGTCATGGTGGTGGATGACAAAAAGGACAACCGCTCCATGCTGGTGGAACTTCTGCGTCCCCTGGGCTTTGAAACAGTGGAAGCAGCAGACGGCCGGGAGGCCCTGGATCTTTTTCAGGAGCGCTGCCCACAGGCCGTGTTAATGGATATACGCATGCCCGGGATGGATGGATATCAGGCCATCAAAAGCATCAGGCAGGTTGCCGGTGAACAGGGTCCGTTTATCGTGGCCGTTACCGCCTTTGCCTTTCAGCAGGACAGGGAGGCTGCCCTTGCCGCCGGGGCGGACGAATATCTGAGCAAGCCGTTTCAGCCCGAGGATCTTTTCAGGCTCCTGGGGCAGGGACTGGCAATCGAATATGTCATGTCTGATACCCGGCAAGACCAGCCACAAGGCCTGTACCAGGAAAAAATGCTGCCAGCGGATCTGGACCCGGAAACCATAAGTAAAATGCGCAGTGCCCTGGAAGAAGGTGACGTACGCCTGCTAAAAGAACTCATATCCAGCATCCGCAAGAAGCATCCCCAGACCTCGGATACCATGATGGAAATGGCTGAGAGGTTTGACTACATACAGCTGGAAACAATGCTGGATCAGGCCCGGTCCGGGCAGAACCGGGAATAG
- a CDS encoding PAS domain S-box protein: protein MLEKTFGERVRLFRALKNLTQGQLADMLDISRHHMGCLERGESGPSFGLIRKLCTLLQVHPASLFLSSDQEPEYPEESQVDTSPLQQIPFMSGHGTWNISIPNGPETWSRQLWQTLGYSTSREPSLGLFLKHVHQESRQAFEAFYRQLASGSIPPPESFWITRRDAVQRKIQARGDIIKGPGSSSPLACLSLLDITEWLEMQHHLMYNQNHLQNAVLQKTRALSRAVEETRQELELRKAAQEFAREQQEKMESILNNMDDGVWSASWPDMDILFISPSLSGIFGYSTAELQKNNNLWFQAIHSEDRHIVEKSLLDLPREKRKSLEYRIVRPDGEIRWINDRHWLILDPSTGTPVRVDGLTVDITQRLQIRRQLAESEEKFRSLTLNAPVGIAMHEIVLNPHGDPVDYIFLDVNPAFETQTGLKPSEVLGRRASQVLPGIENTSILSFFGQVVSSGDPMDFEFYSSPLQRFYMVHAYKISHRRFAAVFIDITSQKQMEQALGESERRYRGLVESQNDLIVRVDTDNRLTYVNDTYCRTFGRTREELMGKSFTPLVHQDDIQATLQAMEGLKVPPHRIQVQQRAMTVDGWRWIFWEDNAVLDEHGHIVEIQGVGRDITELKSRQVLLQSIFQASQDVSFVVTQNMPHSGDIILEFSPGAENLFGYSREEVLGKPVAMLHDPADIPRFPDIHRTLKENQPWRDKVNLVRRDGSTFPSLFTVYPFEYDGKDSTLGVSIDISELEQARKILEKTAITDHLTGLMNRSRFDQLMEEEWRRAKRGGHCLSILMLDIDNFKQFNDFYGHIQGDRCLQRIAGILSACLMRAGDVLARYGGEEFIALLPDTPLQSAVVVAEKMRMSVENLGMPNTGSQAGPFVSVSAGVASSCPFPGMSRQGLIHQADMMLYKAKSLGRNTVAWQ, encoded by the coding sequence ATGCTGGAAAAGACTTTCGGCGAAAGAGTCAGGCTGTTCAGGGCCTTGAAGAACCTGACCCAGGGCCAGCTTGCAGACATGCTGGACATAAGCAGGCATCACATGGGCTGCCTGGAACGCGGCGAATCCGGACCATCCTTCGGGCTCATCAGGAAACTCTGCACCCTGCTGCAGGTACACCCAGCAAGCCTGTTTCTCTCTTCAGACCAGGAACCAGAGTACCCGGAAGAATCCCAGGTGGACACGTCACCTTTGCAGCAGATCCCCTTCATGTCCGGCCACGGCACCTGGAACATAAGTATCCCTAACGGTCCTGAAACCTGGTCCCGACAGCTGTGGCAAACCCTGGGGTACTCTACCAGCAGGGAGCCCTCCCTTGGTTTATTTCTAAAGCACGTTCACCAGGAATCCAGGCAGGCCTTTGAAGCCTTTTACCGGCAACTGGCTTCCGGAAGCATTCCTCCCCCGGAATCGTTCTGGATCACCCGACGGGACGCAGTCCAAAGGAAAATCCAGGCCAGAGGGGATATCATCAAAGGACCCGGGAGCAGCTCTCCCCTGGCCTGCCTGAGCCTCCTGGACATTACCGAATGGCTGGAGATGCAGCATCATCTCATGTACAACCAGAATCATCTGCAGAATGCGGTCCTGCAGAAGACCAGGGCTCTGTCCCGGGCCGTGGAAGAGACCAGGCAGGAACTTGAGCTTCGCAAGGCAGCCCAGGAATTCGCCCGGGAACAGCAGGAAAAAATGGAGAGCATCCTGAACAACATGGACGACGGGGTCTGGTCCGCATCCTGGCCTGATATGGATATCCTTTTCATCAGTCCCTCCCTGTCCGGCATATTCGGATACTCAACTGCAGAACTGCAGAAAAACAACAATCTCTGGTTTCAGGCCATACATTCCGAAGACAGGCACATAGTGGAAAAATCCCTGCTTGACCTGCCCCGGGAAAAACGCAAGAGCTTAGAGTACCGGATAGTCCGGCCGGACGGGGAAATCAGGTGGATAAACGACCGCCACTGGCTCATACTTGATCCCTCCACCGGCACTCCTGTCCGGGTGGACGGGCTGACAGTGGACATAACCCAGCGGTTGCAGATTCGCAGACAACTGGCCGAAAGTGAAGAAAAGTTCCGGAGCCTGACCCTGAATGCCCCGGTGGGCATAGCCATGCATGAAATAGTGCTAAACCCCCACGGCGACCCCGTGGACTACATCTTTCTGGATGTGAACCCGGCCTTTGAAACCCAGACCGGGCTGAAACCATCGGAAGTACTGGGACGCCGGGCCTCCCAGGTCCTGCCCGGCATTGAAAACACTTCCATTTTGTCTTTTTTCGGCCAGGTTGTATCCAGCGGTGATCCCATGGACTTTGAATTTTATTCCAGTCCCCTGCAGCGCTTTTACATGGTCCATGCCTATAAGATATCCCACAGGCGCTTTGCCGCGGTCTTTATCGATATCACCAGTCAAAAGCAGATGGAGCAGGCCCTGGGGGAAAGCGAAAGGCGCTACCGCGGCCTGGTGGAGTCGCAAAATGATCTCATAGTCAGGGTGGATACCGATAACAGGCTCACCTACGTCAATGATACCTATTGCAGGACCTTCGGCAGGACCAGGGAAGAACTAATGGGCAAATCCTTTACTCCCCTGGTGCACCAGGATGATATCCAGGCTACTCTTCAGGCCATGGAGGGACTCAAGGTGCCGCCCCACCGCATCCAGGTGCAGCAGCGGGCCATGACTGTAGACGGCTGGCGATGGATATTCTGGGAAGACAACGCTGTTCTGGATGAGCATGGACACATCGTGGAAATCCAGGGTGTGGGCCGTGACATAACCGAACTCAAATCCCGGCAGGTACTGCTGCAGTCCATATTCCAGGCCAGCCAGGACGTATCCTTTGTGGTCACCCAGAACATGCCCCACTCCGGAGACATCATCCTGGAATTCAGCCCGGGGGCTGAAAACCTTTTCGGCTACTCCAGGGAAGAAGTCCTGGGCAAACCTGTGGCCATGCTGCATGATCCCGCTGACATACCCAGGTTTCCGGATATCCACAGGACCCTGAAAGAAAATCAGCCCTGGAGGGACAAGGTCAACCTGGTGCGCAGAGACGGCAGTACTTTCCCGTCTCTTTTTACAGTCTATCCCTTCGAATATGACGGCAAAGACTCCACCCTGGGGGTGTCCATAGACATTTCCGAGCTGGAACAGGCCAGAAAGATCCTGGAAAAAACAGCCATAACCGATCACCTCACAGGGCTCATGAACCGCAGCAGATTCGACCAGCTCATGGAGGAAGAATGGCGCAGGGCCAAGCGTGGAGGACATTGTCTGTCAATACTCATGCTGGATATAGACAACTTCAAGCAGTTCAATGACTTTTACGGGCATATCCAGGGGGACAGGTGTCTGCAGAGGATAGCCGGTATCCTTTCAGCCTGCCTCATGCGGGCAGGCGACGTCCTGGCCCGTTACGGCGGAGAAGAGTTCATAGCCCTGCTTCCGGATACCCCGCTGCAGTCAGCTGTTGTCGTGGCTGAAAAAATGCGCATGTCTGTAGAAAACCTGGGCATGCCCAATACAGGTTCCCAGGCAGGACCATTTGTATCAGTCAGTGCCGGAGTTGCCTCGTCCTGTCCCTTCCCGGGCATGTCCCGGCAAGGACTGATCCATCAGGCGGACATGATGCTTTACAAGGCCAAAAGCCTGGGACGCAACACGGTTGCGTGGCAATAG